The following proteins are encoded in a genomic region of Bradyrhizobium sp. SK17:
- a CDS encoding DedA family protein: protein MEDLAQALAEFVRHHQAWAAPIVMLLAFAESLAFVSLLVPAWGALVAIGALIGVSGINFWPIWIAGGIGAALGDWVSYWFGYRYKEQVAQMWPLSRYPEILPRGEAFVKRWGVPSIFIGRFFGPLRASVPLVAGIFEMSYWQFQIANFVSALVWSAALLLFGDVIAQAVEWMWRAV from the coding sequence ATGGAAGACCTTGCGCAGGCCTTGGCCGAATTCGTGCGCCATCACCAGGCCTGGGCCGCTCCGATCGTCATGCTGCTGGCGTTCGCTGAATCGCTGGCCTTCGTTTCATTGCTGGTGCCGGCCTGGGGCGCGCTGGTGGCGATCGGCGCCCTGATCGGCGTCAGCGGGATCAATTTCTGGCCGATCTGGATTGCCGGCGGCATTGGTGCCGCGCTCGGCGATTGGGTCTCCTACTGGTTCGGCTATCGCTACAAGGAGCAGGTCGCGCAGATGTGGCCGCTGTCGCGCTATCCCGAGATCCTGCCGCGCGGCGAGGCCTTCGTGAAGCGATGGGGCGTGCCCAGCATCTTCATCGGCCGCTTCTTCGGCCCGCTGCGCGCCTCGGTGCCGCTTGTCGCCGGCATTTTCGAGATGTCGTACTGGCAGTTCCAGATCGCGAATTTCGTCTCCGCGCTGGTCTGGTCAGCGGCGCTGCTGTTGTTCGGTGATGTGATCGCCCAGGCCGTGGAGTGGATGTGGCGGGCGGTGTAA